In Thermodesulfobacteriota bacterium, the following proteins share a genomic window:
- a CDS encoding glycosyltransferase family 2 protein yields MTTTTASRPPSAADTSRPVLYVIIPVLNESANVERLCGDLADMCRIAAAGFESRIIIIDDGSTDDTAEQFLNSGLGSSLVLLKHETNQGPGAAFRTAFTCLSRRLADQDLVMTMEGDNTSQTGLFQNMLVRFRQGADVILASPYAPGGSMTNVARHRLALSHAANLLARAVLGLWKIRTLSSFYRLHAGSIIRRLQRIHGDGIIESDGFEWAVEMLHKLHLAGAGMVEVPMKMDLSHRKGKTKMKIFRTIKGYFRVFLNSKQYSRLHR; encoded by the coding sequence TTGACAACGACAACCGCCTCCCGGCCGCCGTCTGCCGCCGACACGTCCCGGCCGGTCCTTTACGTCATCATACCGGTCTTAAACGAATCCGCCAATGTCGAAAGGCTCTGCGGAGATCTGGCGGATATGTGCCGCATCGCGGCGGCAGGCTTCGAATCACGTATCATCATCATCGATGACGGCAGCACCGACGATACCGCTGAACAATTTTTAAACAGCGGCCTGGGTTCCTCGCTGGTTCTTTTAAAGCACGAAACGAACCAAGGACCGGGCGCCGCCTTTCGTACCGCCTTTACCTGCCTTTCCCGGCGTCTCGCTGATCAGGACCTGGTCATGACCATGGAAGGAGACAACACCTCACAGACCGGTCTGTTCCAGAATATGCTGGTCCGTTTCCGACAGGGAGCGGATGTCATCCTGGCCAGCCCTTATGCGCCCGGTGGCAGCATGACCAATGTCGCCCGGCACCGGCTGGCCTTGAGCCATGCGGCCAACCTCCTGGCGCGGGCCGTGCTGGGGTTGTGGAAAATCCGCACATTGAGCAGCTTCTATCGTCTGCATGCCGGATCGATTATCCGCAGGCTTCAGCGTATCCACGGCGATGGCATCATCGAATCGGATGGTTTTGAGTGGGCGGTCGAGATGCTTCACAAGTTGCACCTGGCAGGTGCCGGCATGGTTGAAGTCCCCATGAAAATGGATCTGTCGCACAGAAAAGGGAAAACCAAAATGAAAATTTTCAGGACCATAAAAGGATATTTCAGGGTTTTCCTCAACTCGAAACAATATTCACGCCTTCACCGGTAA
- a CDS encoding tetratricopeptide repeat protein gives MDYVPTTLCQRYNDATDYWMQTRAFATAGFDSGYFGREEDISRCPGIRFGWQNFISYAYGLPAYVLGWELWSSAVWNPVLIGACLFFFLRAIRTGRKRLITVGLLTATFWPLLFFLPTMMAEPFHYCIAVLAAAGFARALSSGGNVRKRYTLATVALLFLAAVARPSWLPLLFLSVFLAYETMRPKQYLLAAGGGMVLCGLSYTVFSLMMPDTSTYSAAGALMAGTAHIRTITTNLIQNILLLAKGPDFLIAFRIQTGVLLAGSAVALIMALKGHTHERRNGVLSPFPLDAFIHFFNLASIVFLTVAAYTTDNWGDYRILSIHVLFSALLAAARWKITAIPVFLVVGNILLAPMFINEYRLYRGLEFTYDNSRLSAFYSRIRPHIQYTPGADPWDNTLLYGGLVNFFPTELIALPAGFGLRIIVVPQNLRFPVHSRYILLDNSYYLDWIAQKERLFFLTKTTTGDLYYCLHENESPFAEDGRLKGDPDNPDLSCWLGDAYMEWDRTDDAIPYYRRALAHAPGMYHALFNLGLCYGKKGDDEASGMYFEKAIERNPDRPEPYYNIACIHARSGRTDEAIAWLRKSIEKGYCNWPLLRTDGDLDNIRGTAFYELLLRDADDKQGP, from the coding sequence ATGGACTATGTACCGACGACCCTTTGCCAGCGTTACAATGACGCCACCGATTACTGGATGCAGACCCGGGCTTTTGCCACGGCAGGATTCGACAGCGGGTATTTCGGCCGCGAAGAGGACATCTCCAGGTGCCCCGGCATCCGCTTCGGATGGCAGAACTTCATCTCCTATGCCTATGGCCTGCCGGCTTATGTACTCGGCTGGGAGTTGTGGTCTTCCGCCGTGTGGAACCCCGTCCTTATCGGCGCCTGCCTGTTTTTCTTTCTCCGGGCAATACGGACCGGCCGTAAACGACTGATAACGGTTGGCCTGCTGACGGCGACCTTCTGGCCGCTGCTGTTTTTCCTGCCGACAATGATGGCGGAGCCTTTTCATTACTGCATCGCCGTGCTGGCCGCCGCGGGCTTTGCCCGCGCGCTGTCTTCCGGCGGGAACGTGCGAAAGCGATACACCCTGGCTACCGTGGCGCTCCTGTTCCTGGCCGCGGTTGCCCGTCCCAGCTGGCTGCCCCTGTTGTTTCTGTCGGTTTTCCTCGCTTATGAAACGATGCGACCCAAGCAGTACCTGCTGGCCGCCGGCGGCGGCATGGTCCTGTGCGGTTTGAGTTACACCGTCTTTTCACTCATGATGCCGGATACGAGTACTTATTCGGCTGCCGGCGCCTTAATGGCAGGCACGGCCCACATCCGCACGATAACGACGAACCTGATTCAGAACATATTGCTGCTGGCAAAAGGGCCGGATTTTCTGATCGCTTTCCGGATTCAGACCGGCGTTCTTCTGGCCGGATCAGCCGTCGCCCTGATCATGGCGCTGAAGGGTCATACCCATGAGCGGCGCAACGGAGTTCTGTCGCCCTTTCCGCTTGACGCGTTTATTCATTTTTTTAATCTCGCCTCCATCGTATTTCTCACCGTAGCGGCTTATACGACGGACAACTGGGGAGACTACAGAATCCTCTCGATCCACGTTCTTTTTTCCGCTCTGCTGGCCGCCGCCAGATGGAAAATAACGGCAATCCCTGTTTTCCTGGTGGTCGGCAACATCCTTCTTGCCCCCATGTTCATCAACGAATACCGCCTGTATCGAGGGCTTGAATTCACCTACGACAACTCCCGGCTGTCGGCATTCTACTCCCGGATACGGCCCCATATTCAGTACACCCCCGGGGCAGATCCCTGGGACAACACGCTGCTCTATGGCGGCCTGGTCAACTTTTTCCCTACGGAGTTGATTGCCCTGCCCGCCGGTTTCGGGCTTCGCATCATCGTTGTGCCGCAAAACCTCCGCTTTCCCGTTCATTCGCGCTATATCCTTCTCGACAACAGCTATTACCTGGACTGGATCGCACAGAAAGAACGTCTCTTCTTTCTGACGAAAACCACCACCGGCGACCTTTATTATTGCCTGCATGAAAACGAATCTCCGTTTGCTGAAGACGGCCGGTTAAAGGGCGACCCGGATAATCCTGACCTCTCCTGCTGGCTCGGGGATGCTTATATGGAATGGGACCGTACTGATGACGCCATCCCGTATTACCGGAGAGCCCTTGCGCACGCCCCCGGGATGTACCACGCCCTTTTCAACCTGGGCCTGTGTTACGGCAAAAAAGGAGACGATGAAGCTTCCGGAATGTACTTCGAAAAGGCGATCGAGCGCAATCCGGACCGGCCTGAACCTTACTACAACATTGCCTGCATTCATGCCAGATCCGGAAGAACTGACGAGGCCATTGCCTGGCTCAGAAAAAGCATCGAAAAAGGATATTGCAACTGGCCGTTATTGAGAACCGACGGCGATCTCGACAACATCAGGGGGACGGCTTTTTACGAGCTGTTACTACGAGACGCGGACGACAAACAAGGGCCTTGA
- a CDS encoding PAS domain S-box protein has translation MMLSKSKNEERLQNILQNIRDGYFELDLAGNLIFFNDSVCRILGYSREELMGMNYRHYTDKHTRKKIFQAYNKVYRTGEPDEGVDWLIIRKDGTRRYIEASVSLMTDMPGRSVGFRSIVRDITERKQMAERYRSLFEYAQEGIYQSTPGGRFIIANQSMARILGYDSPADLIAGVTNIAGQLYVDPEERARVFEIIEQQGFAKNREVQFRKKDGSVIWVSRTMHAVRDENGRARYYEGIIEDITDRKESVDRLRKALEQTVRAIASIVETRDPYTAGHQRRVADLACAIAREMGLSHDRIEGLRVAATIHDIGKISIPAGILSKPSKLTEHEFGILQTHPEKGYEILKEIDFPWPVARIVREHHERLNGTGYPGNLKGDGILMESYIMSVADVVEAMATHRPYRAALGMAAALEEIEKNRGALYHEGVVDVCLRLFREKEYQLI, from the coding sequence ATGATGTTGAGTAAGAGTAAAAACGAGGAGCGTCTCCAAAATATTCTTCAGAATATCCGTGACGGCTATTTTGAATTGGATCTGGCCGGCAACTTGATTTTCTTTAATGATTCCGTATGCCGCATCCTCGGTTATTCCCGTGAAGAGCTTATGGGAATGAATTACCGGCATTATACGGATAAACATACCCGGAAGAAAATTTTTCAGGCCTACAACAAGGTTTACCGGACCGGCGAACCCGACGAAGGCGTCGACTGGCTGATCATCAGAAAGGACGGAACCAGAAGATATATCGAGGCGTCGGTCTCACTGATGACGGATATGCCAGGCCGGTCGGTGGGGTTTCGAAGTATCGTCCGCGATATCACCGAGCGCAAGCAGATGGCGGAACGATACCGCAGCCTTTTCGAGTATGCCCAGGAAGGCATCTATCAGTCTACCCCCGGAGGGCGGTTCATCATCGCCAATCAGTCCATGGCCCGCATCCTCGGATACGATTCCCCCGCGGATCTGATTGCCGGCGTAACCAACATCGCCGGCCAGTTGTACGTCGATCCCGAGGAACGCGCCAGGGTGTTTGAAATCATCGAACAGCAGGGGTTCGCGAAAAATCGTGAAGTCCAGTTTCGCAAGAAGGACGGGAGTGTCATCTGGGTTTCCCGGACCATGCACGCGGTTCGGGATGAGAACGGGCGGGCGCGTTATTATGAGGGGATTATCGAGGATATCACCGACCGCAAGGAAAGCGTCGACCGGTTGAGAAAGGCGCTGGAGCAAACCGTCCGGGCGATCGCCTCCATCGTGGAAACACGCGATCCCTATACCGCCGGTCATCAGCGACGGGTGGCGGATCTGGCTTGCGCCATAGCCAGGGAGATGGGACTCTCTCACGACCGGATCGAGGGACTCCGGGTGGCCGCCACCATTCATGATATCGGCAAGATATCGATTCCGGCAGGCATTTTGAGCAAGCCGAGCAAGCTAACGGAGCATGAATTCGGTATCCTTCAGACGCACCCCGAAAAAGGATACGAGATCCTCAAGGAGATTGACTTCCCCTGGCCCGTGGCCAGAATCGTCCGGGAGCATCACGAGCGGCTAAACGGCACGGGGTATCCCGGGAATCTGAAAGGCGATGGTATTCTCATGGAATCGTACATCATGTCGGTGGCGGACGTGGTGGAGGCCATGGCCACCCATCGCCCCTATCGGGCCGCATTGGGGATGGCGGCCGCCCTCGAGGAGATCGAGAAGAACCGGGGGGCCCTTTATCACGAAGGCGTGGTCGACGTCTGTCTGAGGTTGTTCAGGGAAAAAGAATATCAGCTCATATAA
- a CDS encoding TetR/AcrR family transcriptional regulator, producing the protein MGTAEEGETPRNEKTRRRIMQFAEGAFHDRGFRGVTVEEICGGLGMSKRTFYKYFANRDALALAIMMDRFAVFGPALIENLKSAKPVKHILETHFDLLIHNIYGRISAQMFADFQTMFPDAWQNLEQARRQIIAMFADLLRRGQAEGCIRQDLDPLVAVKIIQGIATHLADPRFLLSAGIDMDAFVRNWQHLVFFGLLTTKTKQRRSSIRLRKAERFR; encoded by the coding sequence ATGGGTACTGCCGAAGAGGGGGAAACTCCTCGTAATGAGAAAACCCGCCGGCGAATCATGCAGTTTGCCGAAGGGGCTTTTCATGATCGAGGCTTCCGTGGGGTGACCGTAGAGGAGATCTGCGGCGGCCTGGGAATGAGCAAACGGACCTTTTACAAATACTTTGCCAATCGCGACGCCCTTGCTCTGGCGATCATGATGGATCGCTTTGCCGTCTTCGGCCCCGCACTGATTGAAAATCTGAAATCCGCCAAGCCGGTCAAACACATCCTGGAGACCCACTTCGACCTGCTTATCCATAACATCTACGGCCGGATTTCAGCGCAAATGTTCGCCGACTTCCAAACGATGTTTCCGGATGCCTGGCAAAACCTGGAGCAAGCCAGGCGACAGATCATCGCCATGTTTGCCGATCTGCTCCGGCGGGGGCAGGCGGAAGGCTGCATCCGCCAGGACCTCGACCCGCTGGTGGCGGTAAAGATCATTCAAGGGATTGCCACCCATCTGGCCGATCCGCGTTTTCTGCTGAGTGCCGGCATCGATATGGATGCGTTTGTCAGAAACTGGCAGCACCTGGTCTTTTTCGGGTTACTGACGACAAAAACAAAACAGAGGCGGTCTTCAATCCGCCTCCGGAAAGCAGAGAGGTTTCGATGA
- a CDS encoding radical SAM protein produces MKITLIFPARDNDIARGMVSIPPAGITRLAALVPDDAEVKLVDMLSYDRVDYEEPADLVGITVRTPVASVAYEIADRFRARGVPVVLGGPHASAVPLDAARHADTVVVGEAETTWPRFLEDFRIGGAKRFYVCGPLKFDPGMESLHHEPAFPALTNAPIPKNGLLPRRRYIMDSILTTRGCPFDCSFCPVSILFGKKPRHRPVDEVVREVAGMKKRVYFNLDDNIFGIPGDEEYYLDLFKALAGLKKKKYWAGQAGLGVVDTEKGREILRRAVKSGLTLVSVGIESVSREGLIESDAARKMSNKGNKTPSVDTILEQIRALKEHGLFILGWFVIGWDSDREDQYQSTLEFADRAGIAPIIVNLYPMPGTRCYDDFLQAGRIKPGLDWEDFSLAGNNIVYHHPALSEAAMVTGARSAMQSAYSFTRMFKRAVDYTRHRPSPISFPLAMILQYRGKKNFPTD; encoded by the coding sequence ATGAAAATCACGCTGATTTTTCCGGCCAGAGACAACGATATCGCCCGGGGGATGGTCAGCATCCCGCCGGCCGGCATCACGCGGCTGGCGGCCCTGGTGCCGGACGACGCCGAAGTGAAACTGGTCGACATGCTCAGTTACGATCGCGTCGATTATGAGGAACCGGCGGATCTGGTCGGCATCACGGTCAGGACGCCGGTGGCCTCCGTGGCCTATGAAATCGCCGACCGCTTCCGGGCACGGGGGGTGCCGGTGGTCCTGGGCGGCCCACATGCCTCGGCCGTGCCACTGGACGCGGCCCGGCACGCCGATACGGTGGTGGTGGGCGAAGCCGAGACGACCTGGCCCCGTTTTCTGGAAGATTTCAGAATCGGGGGAGCAAAACGCTTTTATGTCTGCGGCCCCCTCAAGTTTGATCCCGGCATGGAATCCCTGCACCATGAGCCGGCCTTTCCGGCATTAACCAACGCGCCCATACCGAAAAACGGACTCCTGCCCCGGCGCCGCTATATCATGGATTCCATCCTGACCACCCGGGGCTGTCCCTTTGACTGTTCCTTCTGCCCGGTATCGATCCTGTTCGGGAAAAAGCCCCGGCACCGTCCCGTCGATGAGGTCGTCAGAGAAGTGGCCGGAATGAAGAAACGGGTCTATTTCAATCTGGACGATAATATCTTCGGCATCCCCGGAGATGAAGAGTACTATCTTGATCTCTTCAAGGCCCTGGCCGGTCTGAAGAAGAAAAAATACTGGGCCGGCCAGGCCGGACTGGGCGTGGTGGATACGGAAAAGGGCCGGGAAATTCTGCGGCGGGCCGTCAAAAGCGGACTGACCCTGGTATCCGTGGGGATCGAATCCGTTTCCCGGGAGGGGTTGATCGAGTCGGACGCCGCCAGAAAGATGTCGAATAAAGGCAATAAGACGCCGAGCGTGGATACGATTCTGGAGCAGATCCGGGCCTTAAAGGAGCACGGCCTGTTTATCCTGGGCTGGTTTGTCATCGGCTGGGACAGCGACCGGGAGGATCAGTATCAGAGCACCCTGGAATTTGCCGACCGGGCCGGAATCGCGCCGATTATCGTCAATCTTTACCCCATGCCCGGCACCCGGTGTTACGACGACTTTCTCCAGGCCGGCCGCATAAAACCCGGTCTGGACTGGGAGGATTTCAGCCTGGCCGGCAACAACATCGTCTATCACCATCCAGCGCTCAGTGAAGCGGCGATGGTCACCGGCGCCCGGTCGGCCATGCAAAGCGCCTATTCCTTCACCCGTATGTTCAAACGCGCCGTGGATTACACCCGGCACAGGCCCAGCCCCATCAGTTTCCCCCTGGCGATGATTTTACAGTATCGGGGAAAGAAGAATTTCCCGACGGACTGA
- a CDS encoding AAA family ATPase, whose amino-acid sequence MTDPQELDRAMRDAAFYPHPVEGITVRETHISRVYLTGRYVYKIKKPVDLGFLNFTTLSGRRHYCRREIMLNRRLAPDIYLDILPVTFQSGRYSLEGSGDIVEYAVRMQQLPETDSMTALLDSGGMTDAHVDALAGCLADFHRLPTTAAAMAKFGGPDHIGRIWRETFDQTALFIENSEDRRRHDIIRSAVVCFMNRRQTFFLDRVRGQRIRDGHGDLRCEHIYFHDGIRIIDCIEFNPGFRLGDTANDLAFLIMDLDFRGHDHWARRLLAAYVEKSGDAGLVPLIDFYKCYRAMVRFKVSEIRRREPSLTTQQRSTLKQDSGRFLLLAYRYALQFTRPTMWVLCGLPASGKSTLARALADLLRIDLLQSDRVRKDMFPARTTAARETPFAGGIYTPEADRLTYGNLLLAAQEALEKNESVILDATFRRRHFRDEAGRLARDLDANFILVECRAGDDEIRRRLKQREESPGLSDARLAHFEALKDDFDPVTEIDAGRHMVAETDQPLESTLKQIMIHDAAILEEWGRRRLAEAEKGG is encoded by the coding sequence ATGACGGACCCGCAGGAACTTGATCGCGCCATGCGCGATGCCGCTTTTTATCCCCATCCCGTGGAGGGGATCACGGTCCGGGAAACGCATATTTCCCGGGTCTATCTGACAGGGCGCTATGTGTACAAGATTAAAAAACCGGTCGATCTGGGTTTTCTGAACTTCACTACCCTGTCCGGAAGACGCCATTACTGCCGGCGGGAAATCATGCTCAACCGGCGTCTGGCGCCGGATATCTATCTGGATATTCTTCCCGTCACTTTTCAATCCGGACGCTATTCCCTGGAGGGCTCCGGCGACATCGTCGAATACGCCGTGCGCATGCAGCAACTCCCGGAAACCGATTCCATGACGGCTTTACTCGATTCCGGCGGCATGACCGACGCGCACGTGGACGCGTTGGCCGGATGCCTGGCGGATTTCCACCGGCTGCCGACGACGGCCGCCGCCATGGCCAAATTCGGCGGCCCGGACCATATCGGCCGGATATGGCGGGAAACATTTGACCAGACGGCGCTGTTTATCGAAAATTCAGAAGACCGTCGCCGGCACGACATTATCCGGTCCGCCGTCGTCTGTTTCATGAACCGGCGGCAGACGTTTTTTCTCGATCGTGTCCGCGGGCAACGGATCCGGGACGGCCATGGCGACCTGCGCTGCGAGCATATCTATTTTCATGACGGCATCCGCATCATCGACTGCATTGAATTCAACCCCGGCTTCCGGCTGGGGGACACGGCCAATGATCTGGCCTTTCTGATCATGGACCTGGACTTCAGAGGCCATGACCATTGGGCCCGCCGCCTTCTGGCCGCCTATGTGGAAAAGAGCGGCGACGCCGGCCTGGTTCCCCTGATTGACTTTTACAAGTGCTATCGGGCTATGGTCAGGTTCAAGGTTTCGGAAATCCGGCGGCGGGAACCTTCGTTGACGACACAGCAGCGGAGCACGCTGAAGCAGGACAGCGGGCGTTTCCTGCTACTGGCTTACCGGTATGCGCTCCAGTTCACCCGGCCCACCATGTGGGTGCTCTGCGGTCTGCCGGCTTCGGGCAAAAGCACTCTGGCCCGTGCCCTGGCAGACCTGCTGCGCATCGATCTCCTTCAGTCCGATCGTGTCCGCAAAGACATGTTTCCGGCACGGACAACAGCGGCCCGGGAGACCCCTTTTGCCGGCGGCATCTACACGCCGGAGGCCGACCGGCTGACGTACGGCAACCTGTTGCTGGCGGCCCAGGAAGCCCTGGAAAAGAATGAATCCGTGATTCTGGACGCCACGTTCCGCAGGCGCCATTTCCGCGATGAAGCCGGCCGCCTGGCCCGGGATTTGGATGCCAATTTCATTCTGGTAGAGTGCCGGGCGGGGGACGACGAAATCCGCCGCCGACTGAAGCAGAGAGAAGAAAGCCCCGGGCTTTCGGACGCCCGCCTGGCCCATTTTGAAGCCTTAAAAGATGACTTCGATCCGGTTACGGAAATTGACGCCGGCCGGCATATGGTGGCGGAAACCGACCAGCCGCTGGAATCGACCCTGAAGCAGATCATGATTCATGACGCCGCCATCCTGGAGGAATGGGGCAGGCGTCGCCTGGCCGAGGCGGAAAAAGGCGGGTGA
- a CDS encoding MBL fold metallo-hydrolase, producing the protein MNRSGIIMDNLWQVGGGGLSGPGDAAVYLARFGDAAMLVDAGCGDGHEAVRRNITACLPERIPVTYLFLTHCHFDHTGGADRLRSEYGAKIVAHELDAGFLESGDRDVTAASWYGAFLPPFTIDVKITGREQTFTVGSGRITALHWPGHSPGSMVLTTRLDGLTILFGQDIHGPIHPSLLSDRADYQASLRRILGLEADLLLEGHYGVVRGKEAVRDFIRSFIE; encoded by the coding sequence ATGAATCGTTCCGGCATTATAATGGATAACCTGTGGCAGGTAGGCGGCGGGGGGCTGTCCGGTCCCGGTGATGCCGCCGTTTACCTGGCGCGGTTCGGCGACGCGGCCATGCTGGTTGACGCTGGTTGCGGGGACGGCCACGAGGCTGTCAGGCGCAACATTACCGCCTGCCTGCCGGAGAGGATCCCCGTGACGTATCTGTTTCTGACCCACTGCCATTTTGATCATACCGGCGGCGCAGACCGGCTGCGGTCCGAATACGGGGCGAAAATCGTCGCCCACGAACTCGACGCTGGTTTTCTTGAAAGCGGCGACCGCGACGTCACCGCCGCTTCCTGGTACGGTGCCTTTCTGCCGCCGTTTACCATTGACGTCAAAATAACCGGGCGGGAACAGACGTTTACCGTCGGCAGCGGCCGGATTACCGCCCTACACTGGCCCGGGCATTCGCCCGGATCAATGGTTCTGACCACCCGTCTGGATGGGCTGACGATCCTTTTCGGTCAGGACATTCACGGACCGATTCATCCATCCCTGCTGTCCGACCGCGCCGATTACCAGGCTTCTCTGCGCCGGATTCTGGGGCTTGAGGCGGACCTGCTCCTGGAAGGCCATTATGGCGTCGTACGCGGGAAAGAAGCCGTGCGGGATTTTATCCGCTCGTTTATCGAATAG
- a CDS encoding PaaI family thioesterase, whose translation MDTTGTPPNPDEEKRLESLMEPVNNSPYYRHIRMRLGKLSVEGCVMTLEVGDEHMNVFGNGHGGAVASLADSACGLALVPSLKQGEFAVTQNLFVNYFRPVKKGTLTARGKIVNRGKTSAVLEAEIFNEAGELVARAQTTHAIR comes from the coding sequence ATGGACACCACCGGCACCCCCCCGAACCCGGACGAGGAAAAACGGCTGGAAAGCCTCATGGAACCCGTCAACAATTCTCCCTATTACCGGCATATCCGGATGCGGCTGGGAAAATTGTCCGTTGAAGGATGCGTGATGACCCTGGAGGTGGGTGACGAGCACATGAATGTCTTCGGGAACGGCCACGGCGGCGCGGTAGCGTCCCTGGCTGACTCCGCCTGCGGGCTTGCCCTGGTGCCGTCCCTGAAACAGGGCGAATTTGCCGTGACCCAGAATCTGTTCGTCAATTATTTCCGGCCCGTGAAGAAAGGCACCCTGACCGCCCGGGGGAAAATCGTCAACCGGGGGAAGACCAGCGCTGTCCTCGAAGCGGAAATCTTCAACGAGGCCGGTGAACTGGTCGCCCGGGCACAGACGACCCACGCCATCCGGTAA